In Rhizoctonia solani chromosome 6, complete sequence, the sequence ATACACCGATCGGATCAAAGCATAAAGGTATAATCAGTATAAAGAGATTGATAACAGCACACGACCACAGGCGCGTGTCCTGTGTCCAATCAAAAAGCAAGAACCGAATATCATAATCAGAAATCCCAAAGAGTTCCTACCCGGCAATATCACGGAtcagcacgcatatactatACGAGTCAGAGAGAAGTCAACTGACCAAAAGCAGGAATTCCTAATTTCCTGCAACCGACCATCATCTCACGGTTTCCGATGTAATTGGAAGTAATAAAAACAACTGATAAATAGTTCAATACAAATCGGATTAGCAATCAACGAGAGGACGCTCACCTTCAGCATCAAAACTTCGATAAACCTCTTCGATAAGTTTGATAGTATTCGGTCGCCCGACCTTCTTTGAGTCCCAAAGAATACGGCGCTCAGGAGGGATGTTTTTCTGAATCATTGCAGAAATAGTCTTTCCAAATGTTTTCTCCTGGTCCGAACCTGAAAAACTATGAATAAGTGAAATTCAGGGGACCATGCGTAAGAGCTCACCAATCCAAATTAAGAACCATCCTTCGTGTTGAATACATGTGGAAAGCGCTGCTCCGATTCCTGTACCGGTACAGACCCTAATTCCCCTCCGGTATAAAGTAGACGTATTCGATACTCCCGCAAACTTAGGCGAGGTCAGCAGGGTTCCACAAAACTCCGGCGAATGCGTACCTTGAGCTCACGAGTCCAAATGTACTTGGGAGGATCTTCCACCAATCCGCGAGTAAAATCCCCCTGTACACCGCAGACCATGTAGTGATATGGCGAATGGGTGCCTTCCGAAATGATACCGAACGCATGGTACTCCAACATGCTGCTTCGGCTGATCCGACCAAGCAAACCTTGTTGCATACCTCGGTCGAATCTGAGAACGGCAACCTTGGGCGACGGCTTTCAAGGAGAATAACGCCAATTATTAACCGATAAAACGGCGGAGACTGAGAGACTTACGACCTCGACATGAACCGGGACACGACGAGTGAATGTCCAAGGCAGGACGATACTTCGAGCCATACTCAGCGTTGGACATGTGATGGGAATTCAAACACTTACAAGACCGTCATTCCCAATGCGAACCAGAATTCCTGCGTGCTGATCATATGATATCCCGTCGCGGTCCATTCCCCAGTCTGAGGGTTAAACCCATTACCCAAAATGACGAAAATCCAGGTCGCCAGAAGGCCGAGCCAGCCGATAAATCGGTGATGGCGTTCAAAAACACTAAATTACGTATTAATTCCGAGATGaaaaatatatataaacGCGTGAGATGAACACATACTTGTGGTGCTGGTTTCGAATCCATGGGAAAGCGCTAAGCACACTAATTGACACAGCAACGCTCGTAACGACCCCCATTGCAATAACCGACTTCTGGTTCACGGATGCATGACGGCATAGCTCGATCACTTTGTATAAGAGCCAAGCCAGACCTGATGTTGCACAGCCGGAATGAATACCGCCGATGTGTTGCAATATGGAAGTTATTCCCAGACGAATGCACAATGGAGGCCACTATAACTAAATGAGTCACTTGCTTCGTTGAATTAAAGCACCACGCACCTTTGCGAAAAATGTGTTCGCGATAAGGAAGAGAAACCGCAGGAAAAGCTCATTACGCATCATAACGGCGCATAACAGATTGCCAAGTACAAGTGCACCCGAGTGATTGACTGCATATTCGAACCGACCGATGCCAGCCAGAACGATTCCTATGCCATTTAAGGTCACGACAAAGGTATAGAATTTGCTATTTTGGACTTGTCAGTCTCATACTGAGCTCTTTATTTAGGCTACGTACCGGTAGGTATTAAAGAAGAGATTGAATCGAATCCAAAGGCTAGCTTCGATACTCGGAGGCTTGGATTTGGCCTGAGCAGGCTTAGGCGGAGTAGGTACTATGGATCCTTGTATTGCCTTTTCGTTTGGTTCCTTTTCAACCGGTGCCAAAGACGCAGTTGGAGAAGGTGGTGTTGTGGTCTCCGTAGACTGAGTCTCTTGATAGGGCAATGTAGGCAGCTCCGAAGTGGGGGACGATTTTTCAGATTCAAAAGCTGGAGGTGGGCCTGCGCGTAAACCAGGGGATGAGCTCTCCAGCTCTAAGGCAGATATCTTTGCCTGAGGTACCAATGAAGAAGAATCTGAGGACTCTTCTATACCTTTACCAGAGCCCACTTGTGTAGGGGGTATAAAGTCCCCGCCACCGAAATTGGGAGATAGGGGGTCCGAGGATCCTTGAAGACCACGCTCAAGATCTGCGGCGTTTGCCCCAGCTGACTGGTTGGGTTCATAAGCCATCATCAGAGGCCAACACAAGAATCAGACGAAGAGTAGGGGAAGTTGGGGGAAATGTGGCTGGGTCATAGCGGAGCGGGGCTGCCCTTTTAACCTTCCGTGAATAATGGTACCTAGGCCTCCCTTATTGACTCTGTACGGCAAAATGTACCAGACAGGACCGCACACCGTAGTATGCAAGAGTATGTTGAACTATAGTGTGATGTCACTTGGAAAAGACTCACCGCGATAGACCCGACTGAGTAACCCGACTATCTGCCGTATTTGTACCGGGAAGCAATTTTGGACAGGTTTCGCCAAGAAATGCATGTTCAAAGACTAAAAAGTATATGCACGATCGATAAGCGTGTGGAAACAACGAATAATTCTCCAATGCAACCAGGGGGTTATGCAAGGGGTAGCCGGCTTCGAATAAACTTCGGGTTGGACGATATCAGAAAGATATCTCCACGTGGGTATGGTATGCCCTTAGTTTGAAAGCTTGAGAGCTCGATCCTGAAAGCAGAGCCAATCTAggatatattaatatattTCTGATGGTTGGTAGTGACGCAACTCAACAAGCGAGTGGGGTTCGGAATTCGGGTGCAAGACGCTAAGAGATCGTATCACGGCCTACAAGCAAATACACGAAAGGGAACCTTTAACCAAGCACAGGAGAACCGTTTGCCAAGAGGCGATACCACAAGGTACTACTCAATTCAGCTAGCAAGGGCTAGATAACACAAGATATAAGCGCTCAGGTTGGTTGACCAGTGCCATACGGAGGCGGTGATGGAGGCATGTGAGCTTTGTCAATCCGATAAAGAACCGGCTGCTTGAGCTCAACGAACCAGTCTTCGAGAGATTCGTACAAATCGAAAAGTTAAAAGATTGGAAACTGACGTCTAGCTTTACCCCGAAGGAAGACCGAACATTGGGCAGAATGAGAATAGAAGATAGGTTCCGAGGGTCAAAATTAAAACAAACGCCTAATACCCCTCATAACTCGAGCGGTTCTGTAAAACGGAGCTCTCCGGCTGGGAGTCACGTGTGAATCGGCTCAAGGCACTGACACAATTATCCGTTTATTTGCTATTTTGAACGTTTACTGAACCAACGCTTAATTCCTTATCGAACAAACTTATGATAGTGATATCGGTACAGTACGAGTATGATTGGCTATTCTACTCAACGCATGTACATAGGGTGAATATTCTCGAGAATCGGCTGGCAGAGGGGGGCATTTCCGCCAAGTAAGGAATACGGTCCGAATGGTTTGACCTAGCACACTATCTGGTGGGCGTCGATGCTATCTAGAAGCAAGCAACCCCGCTTTGGACGTCCTACAATCCCAGGATTCCAAGTTTGGCACGTAGGGTGTGGGAGTGCATTTAGCTAGATATGCTATTAAACTTTCCCCAGTGCGTGGCTCCCTTCAAAGTTTCGATTCGAGCAAGAGTGATTAGTCTTACGAAAAAGCAGGAACAAAGTAGTGTTCATCAAGGTATGATTGGCAATCCAACCAGCTAGTCCTGTAATATCCTAGATATGAAGCATGTAGCTGCCACCGGAATTGTTATTTTAGAAGTGATAAAGTTCTCAATGAAAACCCGAACCAGAGATTTCTCCGTGTAGAAGAGAAGTATCTGAGGACGTTACTTCCGAACCATGACCATATTTTACCTTCTTCTACAGGACACAATATCTGAGCTAATCGGTTACCACAGAGTTCTAGTACCTGCCGAACTTACGCCATATTTCATCCAAGTTTCTCGTATATTACCTTTCAAGCATTCCCATATTAGCAAAAAGGTATGATGCCATAATGTTCCTGGTACAAAAATGTGTGAATGTAACCCCAGCAGCTGGATTATGGCTAATAAGTACAGCTTTGCTATGATATCCAACGACAAAACTCGTTTGGATCTACTAATTAATATGCTCGTTTACTGTAAAATCCGTCAGACAATTGAACGGTGATAATTTTCACGCGAAATACCTTTTGCTATAACTCACACTTTGGTTTAACGGAAAGCCTGGTCTACTGCCATCCCTTATACCTGAAATTCGTATCGAGCAGTCGATAACACGCTTAAATAGAGCCCTATGCCATCGGTTCATCATGTTTATCTGATAAAGGAGATCTTCATGCTTATCTAAATACTCGCAACCAACCGCGGACATTTCGGTCGCTGATCGAATTCGACCACCACAAAAAGGGCATGTTATGAATATTGTAAGGCCCAGTAGCTTGCTAAAAGTATGCCGGATAACACTAGTTATCAACTAATCCCCCCCTCCCTTTGTTTTGAAACAAGAAAAGGTCTAGCGGGCCAACCCATTGCTTCGAGAATTGAAATGTTGATGAGGAGCTTCAGCCGAATGAACGACCAGGAACAGAATCGCAGCGAGATGAGTTCTTATCTGATAGGCGGCTTCGCATGATACCATTCTGTCCAGCCGGTATCATGAAGTTTTAGAAATGCAGAGCTTCAAATATAGCACAGAATGTCATCCGACTCGTATACACTCTCCCATTCCACCATGGCCTCAAGCATTGAGAAACAGGATTCTCAGCTCGGGCCCGAAAGTGATAAAAATTGGGTACATGACCATAATGAGGATCACACTCTGAAGCCAGCTGGTGTTCGTAAATCCGAGGCTGCACAAAAGGTCATTACGGGGAAACACAAGATATGTTTGATCGTCAGGTCAGGCCCTTGCTTTTTAGTTCTTATATTTTCTAACTGGAGGTGAATCTTCTAGCATTGGGCTTGCTGCATACATATACTCTCTCGACGGTTCTACCACTTGGACGTATCTTGCGTTCGCTGGGTCGGCTCTAAACAACCACTCTCTTATTACCACTGTGCAAGTGGCCCAAAGCATTATTGGTGCGCCCCAAACTCATTTACTGAGTTGATATCTCATACATCATATCTAGTCGCTTGTGGGAAACCGTTCATCGCCAAGCTAGCCGACAGCCTCTCGCGCCCCGTGGCATATAGCTTGGTTGGTAAGCACAGAAGCCAGTTTTACTGTTATTTGTACTAAAGATCTTTCAGTTTTCTTTTACGTTCTCGGCTATATTATCATTGCTTCTGCCCAGAGCATCGCAACTGTCGCTGGCGGTATTGTTATCTATGCGGTCGGATACACGTGAGTATCTTCAACCACCAATCGTTTACCGTATATTTATTCTGTATATATCGCCAGTGGTCTGcaacttcttctccaaattaTTATTGCTGATACTACAACCCTGAAATGGCGCGGACTGTCTTCTGGTCTGGTCGCGGCGCCGTTCATCATCAATGCGTTTGCAGGATCAGAGGTTTCTGCTGGCGTTATGGCTTCCGGGGGGCCGGGCTGGCGGTGGGGATGTAAGTTCTGTTTATActctttctttctctttATTCATTTTACATTTTACTAGATGGGATGTTCGCTATTCTCGTTCCGGTGACCATCCTTCCCTTGATTCTCACCCTTGGATGGGCTTAGCATAAGGCTAAATCGCAAGGGCTCGTCGAACCAGCTCCTCAATCATCTGCGAGAGGaatgaacaagttcaaagcTGTTTGGGAAGAGGTTGATATGCTCGGACTATTAATACTCGCTGGAGGAGTTGCGTGTGTACTTTTGCCGCTTACCCTTGCAAAAAGTGCCAAAGGGGGATGGGCGAATCGTGAGTAGTTATATGCGGATAATAAGTTAGTGCCGATAATTCTTTTCAGCGTCAATGATCACCATGCTTACTGTTGGGCCAATCCTCTTTATTGCCTTTGGAATATACGAATGGAAGTTCGCCGCGTATCCCATTGTACCTATGAGGTTCTTGCGCAATAAAGCAGTGGTCGGCGCTGCCTTGATTGGCTTCTTTGATTTCGTCTCATTCTACTTGACATTTTCATACCTATACTCATTTGTGTTCGTGATAAAAGGATGGTGAGTGCTTGAGTCTTACTGCAAGCATATTCACCCACTATGTATCAGGGAGCTTCGGTACCTCAACTATTTCTCCTCAACACAAACGGTTGCCCTTACCGTTTTCGGTATTATAGCGGGAGCGATCATGCGAACTACTCATCGCTACAAATGGATGCTCGTGACCGGCTTGTTTATCCGCCTATTTGGTGTCGGCCTCATGATACACTCTCGAGGCGCCAAAGGAAACACTGGGGAACTTGTCATGACTCAAGTATGTACTGAATTAAACGCCTCACTAATTGTTCCCACATAAAACTGTTTATCAGGTGATTCAAGGACTGGGAGGAGGTTTCGCCGCTGTCGCGTCCCAAGTCTCGGCCCAAGCATCAGTTCCACATAGCGAGGTTGCGATCGTGACAGCCATGGTCTTGCTCGTGACTGAAATCGGAGGAGCAATCGGGACCGCCATGGGTGGGTCCACTAGTCTGTTCCCCGGAATTATTGCGATTGACCGTACTCGTTCGGTTTGTCTCTGTATTCCTTAGCCGGCGGCATCTGGACGTAGGCTATGTCGGTACACTGTGTGGCAAACATGCATACTAACCGATCACTCAGGAACACCATGCCTCGACAGCTGGAGATTCATCTCCCCGATGTTAATTCGACTGTCCGAGCTGAACTTTTCAGTAGCATCACAACCATCGCTAGCTATCCTCCGGGGGACCCGATTAGGGAAGGCGTAATTCAAGGTAAGCATGGGTCACCCATACAGATAGAGACATGCGGCCTGATTGCATTCAAGCATATGACGAAACCATGAAAGTGCTGTTGATTGCTGCAACGGCCATAGGTAAAGATTCCGATTGGGCGTTCGGAAGTAACAAAAAGAACTCACTAATCCCTTCAGCGATCATTCCTCCCGCTCTTGCACTCCTAATGCCTGACTATTTCCTGGGAGATACCCAAAATGCAGTGGAAGGTACTACCCTTACTGGAGAAGTTGCTCGCCACGTGCCTCAGGGGAAGGTCTGATTATAATTTATTCGATCAAGAAAGAATGATAGTTCAAGCATGGAGGGGTTGGGTGGATTTGTGTCTGTATTTTCTAAAAATAACATCATGCTCAATTATCAGAATCATACAGTAAAACGAAAGGGAAGGCCGAGTACAGTTAGTCATCCAAGTCGTACTCCTCGTCACTTTCCTGAAGGCCAAGCGAGTCAACCGGGTTCGTGCTGAACGACATGGAGGGCAATATTCCGTGTCTGAGAACTTTGTAAGCAGATCCAAATGCCTAATTTACTTTGAAAGACTTACTTGATCAAAAGGTTCTGAATGCCCCTTGACCAGCTTCCCAGTCAACCCGAATAAATGTATGCTCTAATTGGCCCCCGCGATACACCAATACTGTGGGTAGCATATCAACATCAACTTCGACTGATGGGCCAGCTGTCTTTGAATTAGTCAATTATCATTTTCCTGTGTGGAGGGTGCTCACCGTCGGACCCATGTTCCTCGTCACTATCAATCGCACAGACAGGGGCAATCCTGGGGTCAAATAAACCGGAGCCCGAATTTAATACCGCAAAACCGATGGCACTAGCTCTAGCCCTCAAAAACTTGGTCGAAACATGTGAACGGGCGATACGTGCTAGAGATTCGTCCACAGCAGCACAGCGAGATACTCCCTAGAAGAAAATTAAGCATCAAGTCCACACGACCGAGAATGTTACCCACTAGTTCGTAGATATGCACTACAACCCATGTTTGAGGCCTCTCGTTCTCTACGGCATCGACAAAGCCGTGTACACCGATTTCGCGCAGATGACCGAATCCAGCACTCCCGCCTGTTGCCCGTTCCTTCAACTCACGCCACCTGCGCCTTCGGTACCGCTCTTTCGCATCCTGCTCTTCTTCCAGTTTCTTCGCAACTTCGTCTTCTTTAAACGTTCGTGCTGTAAGGGCCGTCTTTTCCAATTTGGCATTCAGCTCGGCAATCTCCTGTGCTCGTTTCGAATTTTCTCGAGCCCTCGCCTCGGCACGGTCCCGAATAACGCCTTTAACACCTGTGCGTCCTGGTCCCATTCCTGCCACAAAAATAACGCAAGGGGTTTTACCCTGGTGAGATGAGAAAACGTCTGTGGCGGGCAATAAAATATATTCACCAATCGAATTATGAGCTTGAGGGGCATCTATTGGCGATTCAGGGCGTGAAAAGTCGGATCCAAACAGTTCGTCGTCAGTATTCGGCGTAGGGCTGACCGAACGAGACCGCTGAGGAGACTTTTCACCATCACCACCCTTGTTGAAAAGAGCTCCAGAGAGGACCAATTCTTCCAACCCGGCGtccatgtatataatgaTATGGAGTTCCTAGTTATTTCGACGTTTCTCAGCAGAGTTTCAGTTGAACAAGTGATGCGGCGGTAGGTCTCAAAGGTGGATGAGGGCAAGTATAAGTTCTATTTCAGGATTGGTGAATTGGGAGTGCAACACTATGCTGAGTCATTAATCGAACCCTGGGCGCTTAATAACAAACGCATGTGCTTTCACGCAAGTGTCTAGTTTTGAGGGGTACCACGCTAGCTCACTCTAGAGATAGTAGCTAGTGGTACTAATAATAACCATTTTGGCCGTGCCATGTGGGCTCGTAAGTCTCAAGAAGATTATTGAGTGCATTAGCTCAGATCTCGCTTATAGGGAAACATCCCGGTCTGGGAAAGATGACCAAACAGAGTACTTCTTCTCCGAGTGTTTATACATGCGTCATTAGACTCTACAACTCAGTCAACAAATATTACGCTTGCATCCCTTGACTCTTTATTCGTCTGTGCCCAATACAGAAAGACTCAATAGCTTCACAGCTCTCTCAGACCGAGGAGTGATTGAACATCTGAAGTCGGCGGGATAGCTATTCAAAGGTTGAAAAATTTCCCATCCTGAGTGGTTCAGGCACCTACCTTATGAGTGCGTTCGATTTCATGTTAATCTCCGGAAGTATCTCCTTCCCTTCCTCATCCTTGATAGGTCTCACATCAACAACATCAGAAAGTCGAAATGGTAATGAACAGCGCGGACTCGGCCAAGTGTACTCCGGGACATGATCTTCAGCTTGGATCAGTTTCGTCTTTGGGACTGACATGGGAGCTGACAGCGCACCTTCTGCCAAAGCCGAATGCAGGGGCTTTTGGGACGCGAGGATCCAAGAAGCGGTCTGGGTCGAACTTATCGGGCTCAGGATAAACCGATTCGTTACGTGTAAATGCCCTGTAGAAAATGCCCATTTGAAATGTGGATCAGACAGGTTTATTTATCACAATAAAGATCCTACTTACCAAAGGTTCCCTATACTGGATATACGTTTAGTTGTCAAAATATACTGGTATTGCCTCACAGTGGAGGTACTCACACAGTTGCCCCTTGGGAATAAAGTATCCGCGATACTCGTCGTCCTCAGTACTAGCATGGGGTACACCTTGAGAAGCAGCATTTGTCAGGCCGTACAAAAGCTTTAGTTGTATAAAACTGCCTACCGAGTGGAACAACAGGCTGCCAGCGTTCAACTTCCTTCAGCACACATTCGACGTACGGAAGCGACTCTCTGTCGTCCATTTCGGGGAGCCTATCTTGTCCAAGCACTCTGTCAACCTCGGCCTGAGCTTTAGCTTGGATGCGTGGGTTGAGGGTCATTGCCAGGATGAAAACAAGCAGTGAGGCAGCAGTCTAGTGGTTCAAATGAATAGATTTGCAACCTGGGTGAATATCAGTTAAACACTCACAGTATCAACTCCGGCTATCACCAAATAAGTAATTAACTGCAACAAACCAGTGCACCCATATATCAAGCTTACCACCGAATAAGTTACCAGTAACCCATTTGATAATTTCTTCGTCCTCTGAATTATTGCAGTCTTCATTCGGCTTGTTCTCCAGCTTTGTCAGAAGTGATTGTACAATCGAATGGTCAGCTGTTCCAGATGCCTGTATCCACGTTCCGTGCGATTGACTTGGTGACCAGACTCTATTCAACTCACAATCTGCTGCTTTGTCCAGTCAAACGGTGCGTTTATCATTTCGTCCTTCTCCTCGTTCCATGCTTTCACAATTTTCTTCCATCCCGTTCCTGGGAACCAGTCTGGAAAGTACCGCAACCATGGCATCGTGTTGACAAAAAAGTCTATAGTAAAATTTGAGCTGCAACGGTGAGGGTATACGCAGCAAAGGCTTACTTCCGGGTATCCCGGCAGAATTTAAGTGATCAATGGAGGTTTCCACAACCTTGACCAGACGGTCATGCGGGGAAGTGACTTTGTAACCATACACAGTGGACAAAAGTATGGAGCCCATCATCCTTTTTTGCTCAGCTTTAGTATGCAAGATATCATCAGGTCGTCGTAGGTTTTGACTAACCTCCTAACGTCCTCAATAAAATTACCAGGGTTGATGGAGATACGTTGTAGAGCCAACCTAGACTCCTTGACCAATGATGGCCAAAACTCCTCACTTGCGGTTTTGTGGAGTACACTGTGGGTCACCCGGCGTTGAGTTCGCCATCGGTCCCGTACGGAAGAAGTGCCGTGAGTTTACTCCAGTCCACTCTGTGCTGCTGGTCAGTGTCGCAGACTAACTGTGATGGTTTATTACTTACAGGTCGGGATATGTGATCATCGGTAATTGAGGACGGCTGGAGTAAATCGTTGAACGTTTATCGAGTAGCTCATTGGCTGCTTCCGCGGAGTTCAGCACTATAAAGGTTTGCCCGAATATAGTGATGGATATTATGTCGCCTAATTCATTATGTCGCATATGTCGAATTCAAGAAAATTTCAGCTACTTACTGTTCAACTCTTTTGCCCACCTTGTGTATATAAGGTGTTCATCCGATGTAGGAAGTACTCTCAAGTGTCCAATAAGGGGGTCCGGTTTGGGGCCAGGAGGAAGAGGCAGCTTCCTGGTGTGTCGAGACATAGCATACAACGCCCATGCTGCTAGTAGGGACGTGGTGATGACAACAGACTCGTCGACGATTGTGGAAAATTGGTACATTGGATCCCAACCAGCGGTCGTGATTCTAGTGTGAAGTTCCTTTGACTCCTTTTATTTATATTAAATGAATGTATATAGCCAAGAAATTTGACACATTCTAACGTTACCAGAAGGTAAGAAAAGACAACGGGTTTCTTCTCATAATATCTAAAATTGGTTCTAAGCTAAGCTGAAATGAGCTGCCCCAGCCTCGGAGTTGGCTGGTTCCCTTGGTATTGTGACTGTCTCCTATTTGGAGTGTTCGGAGTTGTCCATGTATAGTTGTAGGTATCGTAATTACAATGCCGGTGAGTATCAATCTTTCCATCTAACTGGCCATTTCTCATCCCCAGTTTACCAAATGGGCCAAACGCTTGTAACTACCTCTAGTAAAGGAACGAGGTAATTTGGCCTCTGAGCACTTGCCGGGCCTTTGGCTTCTAGTAGAATAGCTCAGGTTAGCTTAGAAGTGTTTTTAAACCTTATAGGAAGGTACCGAACAAAAGGTGTGAGGTCCAGTGAGTCATGATTTGCCAAGATAACATAACATGATGGGTAGAGTTTGGCATGGAAGAGTGTGCGTGACTCACACACAACGCCCACACCTATTTGTCAGCACTTTAGTTG encodes:
- a CDS encoding nonribosomal peptide synthetase: MMAYEPNQSAGANAADLERGLQGSSDPLSPNFGGGDFIPPTQVGSGKGIEESSDSSSLVPQAKISALELESSSPGLRAGPPPAFESEKSSPTSELPTLPYQETQSTETTTPPSPTASLAPVEKEPNEKAIQGSIVPTPPKPAQAKSKPPSIEASLWIRFNLFFNTYRKFYTFVVTLNGIGIVLAGIGRFEYAVNHSGALVLGNLLCAVMMRNELFLRFLFLIANTFFAKWPPLCIRLGITSILQHIGGIHSGCATSGLAWLLYKVIELCRHASVNQKSVIAMGVVTSVAVSISVLSAFPWIRNQHHNVFERHHRFIGWLGLLATWIFVILGNGFNPQTGEWTATGYHMISTQEFWFALGMTVFIVLPWTFTRRVPVHVEVPSPKVAVLRFDRGMQQGLLGRISRSSMLEYHAFGIISEGTHSPYHYMVCGVQGDFTRGLVEDPPKYIWTRELKFAGVSNTSTLYRRGIRVCTGTGIGAALSTCIQHEGWFLIWIGSDQEKTFGKTISAMIQKNIPPERRILWDSKKVGRPNTIKLIEEVYRSFDAEVVFITSNYIGNREMMVGCRKLGIPAFGTLWDF
- a CDS encoding major facilitator superfamily transporter codes for the protein MASSIEKQDSQLGPESDKNWVHDHNEDHTLKPAGVRKSEAAQKVITGKHKICLIVSIGLAAYIYSLDGSTTWTYLAFAGSALNNHSLITTVQVAQSIIVACGKPFIAKLADSLSRPVAYSLVVFFYVLGYIIIASAQSIATVAGGIVIYAVGYTGLQLLLQIIIADTTTLKWRGLSSGLVAAPFIINAFAGSEVSAGVMASGGPGWRWGYGMFAILVPHKAKSQGLVEPAPQSSARGMNKFKAVWEEVDMLGLLILAGGVACVLLPLTLAKSAKGGWANPSMITMLTVGPILFIAFGIYEWKFAAYPIVPMRFLRNKAVVGAALIGFFDFVSFYLTFSYLYSFVFVIKGWELRYLNYFSSTQTVALTVFGIIAGAIMRTTHRYKWMLVTGLFIRLFGVGLMIHSRGAKGNTGELVMTQVIQGLGGGFAAVASQVSAQASVPHSEVAIVTAMVLLVTEIGGAIGTAMAGGIWTNTMPRQLEIHLPDVNSTVRAELFSSITTIASYPPGDPIREGVIQAYDETMKVLLIAATAIAIIPPALALLMPDYFLGDTQNAVEGTTLTGEVARHVPQGKV
- a CDS encoding phosducin-like protein, translating into MDAGLEELVLSGALFNKGGDGEKSPQRSRSVSPTPNTDDELFGSDFSRPESPIDAPQAHNSIGEYILLPATDVFSSHQGKTPCVIFVAGMGPGRTGVKGVIRDRAEARARENSKRAQEIAELNAKLEKTALTARTFKEDEVAKKLEEEQDAKERYRRRRWRELKERATGGSAGFGHLREIGVHGFVDAVENERPQTWVVVHIYELGVSRCAAVDESLARIARSHVSTKFLRARASAIGFAVLNSGSGLFDPRIAPVCAIDSDEEHGSDAGPSVEVDVDMLPTVLVGIQNLLIKHGILPSMSFSTNPVDSLGLQESDEEYDLDD
- a CDS encoding cytochrome P450 family protein, whose translation is MYQFSTIVDESVVITTSLLAAWALYAMSRHTRKLPLPPGPKPDPLIGHLRVLPTSDEHLIYTRWAKELNSDIISITIFGQTFIVLNSAEAANELLDKRSTIYSSRPQLPMITYPDLVDWSKLTALLPVLHKTASEEFWPSLVKESRLALQRISINPGNFIEDVRRMMGSILLSTVYGYKVTSPHDRLVKVVETSIDHLNSAGIPGNFFVNTMPWLRYFPDWFPGTGWKKIVKAWNEEKDEMINAPFDWTKQQIASGTADHSIVQSLLTKLENKPNEDCNNSEDEEIIKWVTGNLFGAGVDTTAASLLVFILAMTLNPRIQAKAQAEVDRVLGQDRLPEMDDRESLPYVECVLKEVERWQPVVPLGVPHASTEDDEYRGYFIPKGQLWNLWAFTRNESVYPEPDKFDPDRFLDPRVPKAPAFGFGRRCAVSSHVSPKDETDPS